A window of the Bradyrhizobium diazoefficiens genome harbors these coding sequences:
- the chrA gene encoding chromate efflux transporter — translation MSNLNPPTDIAVNQRPHAGSPLEVLRIFLRLGLTCFGGPIAHIGYFRDEFVLRRNWIDERAYADLVGLCQFLPGPASSQVGFSIGLMRAGYLGALAAWTGFTLPSAAILVLFAYGAGVLGGPVGVGLLHGLKLTAVAIVAQAVWGMARNLCPDRQRASIAAVAALIILLSPASIAQIGAIVLGGLAGLWLCRRDAPAPSGHVEIPVSRTMGLITLGIFFVLLAGLPALRSLTGSTGIALLDAFYRSGALVFGGGHVVLPLLREAFVAPGWVSVDAFLAGYGAAQAVPGPLFTFAAYLGTVVSPEPHGVAGAALGLVGIFLPGILILLGALPFWDSFRKRAGAQAMMRGVNAAVVGVLGAALYDPVWTTTVHSPRDFGVALVGFVLLVAWRAPPLVVVAFSAAAGTAMAFL, via the coding sequence TTGAGCAACCTCAATCCGCCGACCGACATCGCCGTCAACCAACGGCCCCACGCCGGTTCGCCGCTGGAGGTTCTGCGGATTTTCCTGAGGCTCGGCCTGACCTGCTTCGGCGGTCCGATCGCCCACATCGGGTACTTCCGCGACGAGTTCGTTCTACGGCGGAACTGGATCGACGAGCGCGCCTACGCCGATCTGGTCGGGCTTTGCCAATTCCTGCCTGGCCCCGCCAGCAGTCAGGTCGGTTTCTCGATCGGCTTGATGCGGGCCGGCTATCTGGGCGCGCTCGCCGCCTGGACCGGGTTTACCTTGCCTTCGGCCGCGATCCTCGTTCTCTTCGCTTACGGCGCCGGTGTGTTGGGCGGCCCGGTCGGTGTCGGCCTGTTGCACGGACTGAAGCTCACGGCAGTCGCCATCGTGGCGCAAGCGGTCTGGGGCATGGCGCGCAATCTTTGTCCCGACCGTCAGCGTGCGTCGATCGCGGCGGTTGCAGCGCTCATCATCCTCCTCAGCCCGGCGTCGATCGCCCAGATCGGAGCGATCGTCCTCGGCGGGCTCGCCGGTCTGTGGCTGTGCCGCCGCGACGCGCCGGCGCCGTCCGGGCACGTCGAGATTCCGGTGTCGCGAACCATGGGGCTGATCACCCTTGGGATATTCTTCGTCCTGCTGGCGGGCCTGCCGGCGCTGCGTAGCCTGACCGGATCCACGGGCATCGCCTTGTTGGATGCCTTCTATCGCTCCGGCGCGCTCGTCTTCGGCGGCGGTCACGTCGTCCTTCCCCTCCTCCGTGAAGCCTTCGTCGCACCGGGCTGGGTGAGCGTCGATGCCTTTCTCGCCGGATACGGTGCAGCCCAGGCCGTGCCGGGTCCGCTGTTCACCTTTGCCGCTTACCTCGGCACTGTGGTCTCTCCGGAGCCGCATGGAGTCGCCGGGGCAGCGCTCGGCCTCGTCGGCATCTTCCTGCCGGGAATCCTCATCCTGCTCGGCGCGCTCCCGTTCTGGGACTCGTTCCGGAAGCGCGCAGGCGCCCAGGCCATGATGCGCGGCGTTAACGCGGCGGTGGTCGGCGTCCTGGGGGCTGCACTATATGATCCCGTCTGGACGACCACCGTGCATTCACCACGGGATTTTGGCGTCGCGCTCGTCGGCTTCGTCTTGCTGGTCGCCTGGCGCGCGCCTCCGCTGGTCGTCGTTGCTTTCAGCGCGGCCGCTGGAACCGCGATGGCGTTCCTTTGA
- a CDS encoding hemerythrin domain-containing protein: MTRAIPRIHRNAAMEVVMPGKRRLLLLGGALAAAPALLTRPAFAERKAVGGERKKGAEKKDEAVTPPEDLMREHGVLDRVLLLYEAGIRKFSSNGDFDPGLISQSAEIIRDFINNYHEKSEEEHVFPRFKKAGQMTDLVEDAKALRGVRSRDRNGVA, encoded by the coding sequence ATGACACGTGCGATCCCGCGCATCCACAGGAATGCCGCCATGGAAGTGGTTATGCCAGGCAAGCGTCGTCTCCTTTTGCTCGGAGGAGCGCTGGCGGCGGCTCCGGCCCTTCTCACCAGGCCGGCCTTTGCCGAACGAAAGGCTGTTGGCGGGGAGCGCAAGAAGGGCGCGGAAAAGAAAGACGAGGCAGTTACCCCGCCCGAAGATTTGATGCGGGAGCACGGCGTGCTCGATCGCGTGTTGCTGCTCTACGAGGCCGGAATCCGGAAGTTCTCGTCGAATGGGGACTTCGATCCAGGCCTGATCTCGCAGTCAGCCGAGATCATCCGCGATTTCATCAACAACTACCATGAGAAGTCCGAGGAGGAGCACGTCTTTCCGCGCTTCAAGAAGGCCGGACAGATGACTGATCTGGTGGAGGATGCGAAAGCTTTGCGTGGTGTTCGATCCCGCGATCGCAATGGCGTGGCCTGA